One stretch of Macrotis lagotis isolate mMagLag1 chromosome 7, bilby.v1.9.chrom.fasta, whole genome shotgun sequence DNA includes these proteins:
- the LOC141493761 gene encoding olfactory receptor 2A7-like, with protein MMSNNTLVKEFILMGFPVDPDMRIFLFGLFSLLYAFTLMGNGVILGLICLDARLHTPMYFFLSHLAIVDISYACNTVPQMLANLLYPLKPISYTGCITQTFLFLTFAITECLLLVVMSYDRYVAICHPLRYSLIVSWRVCITLSITSWALGFFLALVHLILLVPLPFCGPHKINHFFCEILAILKLACADTYTLETLDLIGATSVLVGPLSSIVISYIQIICAVLRIQSGEGRQKVFSTCSSHLCVVGLFYGTAIIMYIGPKHGNPKGQKKYLLLFHSLFNPMLNPLIYSLRNNEVKGALKRVLGKGRPS; from the coding sequence ATGATGAGCAATAACACACTGGTCAAAGAATTCATTTTGATGGGATTTCCTGTTGACCCTGACATGCGAATATTTCTCTTTGGTCTCTTTTCTCTGCTATATGCCTTCACCCTAATGGGAAATGGAGTAATCTTAGGACTCATCTGTTTGGATGCCCGACTCCACACTCCTATGTACTTCTTCCTCTCACACTTGGCCATTGTTGACATTTCCTATGCCTGTAACACTGTGCCCCAGATGCTAGCAAACCTACTATACCCACTCAAGCCCATCTCATACACAGGGTGCATAACTCAGACTTTTCTCTTTTTGACTTTTGCCATCACAGAATGTCTTCTCTTGGTAGTGATGTCTTATGATCGCTATGTGGCCATCTGTCACCCCCTCAGATACTCTCTCATCGTGAGCTGGAGGGTATGTATCACTCTATCAATAACCTCCTGGGCCCTTGGATTCTTTCTAGCCTTGGTCCATCTAATATTATTAGTGCCATTGCCTTTTTGTGGTCCCCATAAAATCAATCACTTTTTTTGTGAAATCTTAGCTATTCTCAAACTTGCTTGTGCTGACACCTATACACTTGAGACCTTGGATTTGATTGGGGCTACTTCTGTGTTGGTGGGACCCCTTTCTTCAATTGTGATCTCCTACATACAAATCATCTGTGCAGTCCTGCGCATCCAGTCAGGAGAGGGAAGACAAAAAGTCTTTTCCACCTGCTCCTCCCATCTGTGTGTAGTAGGTCTCTTCTATGGCACTGCCATTATTATGTACATTGGACCCAAGCATGGGAACCCCAAGGGACAGAAGAAATATCTCCTCCTATTCCACAGCCTATTTAACCCCATGCTGAACCCCCTTATTTATAGTCTGAGGAACAATGAAGTAAAGGGAGCCCTGAAGAGAGTTCTAGGGAAAGGGAGACCATCCTAA